One Saccharopolyspora erythraea NRRL 2338 genomic region harbors:
- the mdo gene encoding NDMA-dependent methanol dehydrogenase (This methanol dehydrogenase is considered a nicotinoprotein, since its NADP cofactor remains is not dissociable, but instead remains permanently bound. A member of this family has been shown to act as a formaldehyde dismutase, able to convert two molecules of formaldehyde (plus one water molecule) into one of methanol and one of formate, with no net change in its redox state. More recently, it was shown in Mycobacterium smegmatis that this enzyme is critical to ethanol utilization, for which the biosynthesis of the cofactor-like electron carrier mycofactocin is also required.) yields MELNRIWDFPIKEFHPFPRAMLGVGAHEMVGVEAKKLGFTRALLVTTGLRGSGIVEDLKGKLEWAGVEVVLYDKVESNPKDYNVMEAAALYQSEKCDGVVSIGGGSSHDAAKGARVVVAHDGRNINEFEGFEKSTNKQNPPHIAISTTAGTGSETSWAYVITDTSDMDQPHKWVGFDESTICSLAIDDPVLYYDCPQHFTAFCGFDVLAHGSEPYVARLDFPPSLGNALYSIELVAKHLREAVFEPRNLEARSGMMHAQYIAAQAFNSGGLGIVHSISHAVSAFFDSHHGLNNAIALPRVWEYNLPSRYERYARIATAMGVDTSGMTTVQAADAAVDAAIRLSKDVGIPDNFGQVNKDSYDKNRMDTGKYSGRGPSIPGDDATVRKISEHIQGDWCTPGNPREVTVESMLPVVSHAINKSY; encoded by the coding sequence ATGGAGCTCAACCGGATCTGGGATTTCCCGATCAAGGAATTCCACCCGTTCCCACGGGCGATGCTCGGGGTCGGCGCCCACGAGATGGTCGGGGTCGAAGCCAAGAAGCTCGGCTTCACCCGTGCTCTCCTGGTCACCACCGGGCTGCGCGGCTCGGGCATCGTCGAGGACCTCAAGGGCAAGCTGGAGTGGGCCGGCGTCGAAGTCGTGCTCTACGACAAGGTCGAGTCCAATCCCAAGGACTACAACGTCATGGAGGCCGCCGCGCTCTACCAGTCCGAGAAGTGCGACGGGGTCGTCTCGATCGGCGGCGGCTCCTCGCACGACGCGGCCAAGGGAGCGCGCGTGGTCGTGGCCCACGACGGCCGCAACATCAACGAGTTCGAAGGATTCGAGAAGTCCACGAACAAGCAGAACCCGCCGCACATCGCGATCTCGACCACCGCGGGAACCGGCTCGGAGACCTCCTGGGCCTACGTCATCACCGACACCTCCGACATGGACCAGCCGCACAAATGGGTCGGGTTCGACGAGAGCACCATCTGCTCACTGGCCATCGACGACCCGGTGCTGTACTACGACTGCCCGCAGCACTTCACCGCGTTCTGCGGCTTCGACGTGCTCGCCCACGGCAGCGAGCCCTACGTGGCGCGGCTGGACTTCCCGCCATCGCTGGGTAACGCGCTGTACTCGATCGAGCTCGTCGCCAAGCACCTGCGCGAGGCGGTGTTCGAGCCGCGCAACCTGGAAGCCCGCTCCGGGATGATGCACGCGCAGTACATCGCCGCCCAGGCGTTCAACTCCGGCGGGCTGGGGATCGTGCACTCGATCTCGCACGCCGTGAGCGCCTTCTTCGACAGCCACCACGGCCTCAACAACGCCATCGCGCTGCCCCGCGTGTGGGAGTACAACCTGCCGTCCCGTTACGAGCGCTACGCCCGCATCGCGACCGCGATGGGCGTGGACACCTCGGGTATGACCACCGTGCAGGCCGCCGACGCGGCCGTAGACGCCGCGATCCGGCTGAGCAAGGACGTCGGCATCCCCGACAACTTCGGCCAGGTCAACAAGGACAGCTACGACAAGAACCGGATGGACACCGGCAAATACAGCGGGCGCGGCCCCTCCATTCCGGGTGATGATGCCACCGTCCGCAAGATCTCCGAGCACATCCAGGGTGACTGGTGCACGCCGGGCAACCCGCGCGAGGTCACGGTCGAGTCGATGCTGCCCGTCGTTTCGCACGCCATCAACAAGTCGTACTGA
- the mftA gene encoding mycofactocin precursor MftA (Mycofactocin is a small molecule electron carrier derived from the final two amino acids, Val-Tyr, of MftA, the mycofactocin precursor. It plays a role in redox homeostasis and the metabolism of alcohols and aldehydes in Actinobacteria, including Mycobacterium tuberculosis.), translated as MSEEIVELSAQEVEPDQVEELLVEEVSIDGMCGVY; from the coding sequence ATGTCCGAGGAGATCGTCGAGTTGTCCGCCCAGGAAGTGGAGCCGGACCAGGTTGAGGAACTGCTCGTCGAAGAGGTGTCGATCGACGGGATGTGCGGTGTCTACTGA
- the mftB gene encoding mycofactocin biosynthesis chaperone MftB (MftB, a small protein, is a peptide chaperone that assists the radical SAM enzyme MftC in performing two modifications to the C-terminal Val-Tyr dipeptide of the mycofactocin precursor peptide, MftA. MftB's role is analogous to the role of PqqD in the biosynthesis of PQQ, a cofactor that derives entirely from a Tyr and a Glu in the precursor PqqA.), producing the protein MSTEHRVSGDAPTPPETRGHPDFEPDGHYALSPNVALRPEPFGALAYHFGNRRLSFLKTPLLVTVVEGLHKHRSAQAALSAHGVTEHEQRAYLNALASLARAEMIVRD; encoded by the coding sequence GTGTCTACTGAGCACCGCGTCTCCGGGGACGCGCCGACGCCCCCGGAGACGCGGGGCCACCCCGACTTCGAACCGGATGGCCATTACGCGCTGAGCCCGAACGTGGCGTTGCGCCCCGAGCCCTTCGGCGCGCTGGCCTACCACTTCGGCAACCGCCGGCTGTCATTCCTCAAAACGCCGTTGCTGGTGACCGTGGTCGAAGGCCTGCACAAGCACCGATCCGCGCAGGCCGCGCTGTCTGCCCACGGCGTCACCGAGCACGAGCAGCGCGCGTATCTCAACGCGCTCGCATCGCTGGCCCGCGCGGAAATGATCGTCCGCGACTGA